One genomic segment of Synechocystis sp. LKSZ1 includes these proteins:
- the atpB gene encoding F0F1 ATP synthase subunit A gives MLAGLSVVNLFPFAALEVGRQWYWEIGNLKLHGQTFATSWFVILLLVIASLAATRSAQRVPSGIQNLMEYVLEFLRELARNQLGEKEYRPWLPFIGTLFLFIFVSNWSGALLPWKLIHIPAGAELAAPTNDINTTVALALLTSLAYFYAGLSKKGLGYFANYVQPIPVLLPIKILEDFTKPLSLSFRLFGNILADELVVAVLVLLVPLFVPLPLMALGLFTSAIQALVFATLAGAYIHEAIESEGEHEEHG, from the coding sequence GGAAATTGGGAATCTTAAATTACACGGGCAGACCTTTGCGACCTCTTGGTTTGTTATCCTACTCTTGGTAATCGCCTCCCTTGCGGCGACGCGAAGCGCTCAACGAGTTCCCAGCGGTATCCAAAACTTAATGGAATATGTGCTAGAATTCCTGCGCGAATTGGCGAGAAACCAGTTAGGAGAAAAAGAGTATCGTCCTTGGTTACCTTTTATTGGAACCCTGTTTCTCTTCATTTTTGTATCGAACTGGTCTGGGGCTCTCTTGCCCTGGAAGCTAATTCATATTCCTGCGGGAGCAGAATTAGCGGCACCGACCAACGATATCAACACCACTGTGGCTCTGGCCTTACTAACTTCTTTGGCATATTTTTATGCTGGGTTAAGTAAGAAAGGATTGGGCTATTTTGCCAACTATGTGCAACCCATTCCCGTCCTCTTACCGATTAAGATTTTAGAAGATTTCACCAAGCCTCTTTCCCTCAGCTTCCGTCTTTTCGGCAACATCTTGGCAGATGAGTTGGTGGTTGCTGTACTGGTACTTCTCGTGCCTTTATTTGTGCCCCTGCCCCTGATGGCCCTAGGATTATTTACCAGTGCCATCCAAGCTTTAGTGTTTGCCACCCTGGCTGGAGCCTATATCCATGAGGCGATTGAGTCGGAAGGTGAACACGAAGAGCATGGGTAA
- a CDS encoding F0F1 ATP synthase subunit B' yields the protein MFDFDATLPFMALQFIVLAFVLNAIFYKPLNKVLDERADYIRQKEEDARERLAKANELTQQYEQQITDARRQSQEVIANAQVEAKRLAAEKIAVAQQEAQHQKEAAAQEIETQRQSALSSLEREVDALSHQILSKLLGPELIK from the coding sequence ATGTTTGATTTTGATGCCACTCTGCCCTTCATGGCATTGCAATTCATTGTCTTGGCCTTCGTTTTGAATGCAATCTTCTATAAGCCTTTAAATAAGGTTCTCGATGAGCGAGCAGACTACATTCGCCAAAAAGAAGAAGATGCTCGGGAGCGCCTCGCCAAGGCCAATGAGCTAACCCAGCAGTATGAGCAACAAATCACCGATGCTCGTCGGCAATCCCAGGAAGTGATCGCCAATGCCCAGGTTGAAGCCAAACGACTAGCGGCAGAGAAAATTGCTGTAGCTCAGCAGGAGGCTCAACACCAGAAAGAGGCGGCAGCTCAAGAGATTGAAACCCAACGTCAGTCGGCCCTGAGTTCTTTAGAACGGGAAGTAGACGCGTTGAGCCATCAAATTCTGAGCAAGCTTTTGGGGCCTGAGTTGATCAAGTAA
- the atpH gene encoding ATP synthase F1 subunit delta, translated as MKGALYSSEIAEPYAQALMALAQNQHLTTVFGDSIRDLLALLDESPDLEVVLSNPVVKDDDKKAILRRILGGQVNPYLLNFMLLLVDKRRIIFLRAICQQYQVLLRKLTNTVLAEVVSVLKLTDSQRQTVIDKVKQLTGASDVEIQTTIDPDILGGVIIKVGSQVFDSSLKGQLRRISLSLGGAI; from the coding sequence ATGAAAGGCGCATTATATAGTAGCGAAATTGCTGAACCCTACGCCCAAGCGCTTATGGCTTTGGCGCAAAATCAGCACTTAACGACCGTTTTTGGTGATAGCATTCGGGATTTACTTGCTTTGCTGGATGAATCTCCTGATTTAGAGGTCGTATTATCTAATCCTGTCGTTAAAGACGACGATAAAAAAGCAATTCTACGCCGAATTTTAGGGGGTCAAGTTAATCCCTACCTCCTCAATTTCATGCTTTTGCTGGTAGATAAACGGCGGATTATTTTCCTGCGAGCTATCTGCCAACAGTATCAAGTATTGCTCCGCAAGCTCACCAATACCGTTTTGGCTGAAGTCGTTTCAGTCTTGAAACTCACCGATAGTCAGCGCCAGACAGTGATCGATAAAGTTAAACAACTGACCGGGGCCAGTGACGTTGAGATACAAACGACTATTGACCCCGATATTTTGGGGGGCGTGATCATCAAAGTCGGCTCCCAAGTCTTCGACTCCAGTTTGAAGGG
- a CDS encoding F0F1 ATP synthase subunit B, producing MLNTLLILATEAHSAAEGGFGLNLDFLETNLFNLAILLGIVVYYAPKTLGKILSERRTKIAEVIQEAEERQRKAAALLTEEQQKLAQAQAEAIRIRQVADQRAEATKVEIAAQAEQDVQRLRETADKDLGAEQDRVMAELKRRIAVLAVERAESSLRGRLSNSEQDRLIERSVAQLGGH from the coding sequence ATGCTGAATACCTTGTTAATTCTAGCAACCGAGGCTCATTCGGCGGCAGAAGGGGGATTTGGTCTCAATCTAGATTTTTTAGAGACCAATCTTTTTAACCTAGCAATCTTGTTAGGAATTGTTGTTTACTATGCACCGAAAACCCTAGGCAAAATCCTAAGCGAGCGACGGACGAAAATTGCCGAAGTGATTCAAGAGGCGGAGGAGCGTCAGCGTAAAGCGGCGGCCCTGCTAACGGAAGAGCAACAGAAGCTGGCTCAGGCCCAGGCTGAGGCGATTCGTATCCGCCAAGTCGCTGACCAAAGGGCCGAGGCTACTAAGGTAGAAATTGCGGCCCAGGCGGAGCAAGACGTACAGCGCTTACGGGAAACGGCGGACAAGGATCTGGGTGCAGAACAAGACCGAGTTATGGCCGAATTAAAGCGTCGAATTGCAGTGTTGGCGGTGGAACGGGCAGAGTCTAGTCTCCGGGGACGCCTCAGCAACAGTGAGCAAGACCGCTTAATTGAACGCAGTGTTGCCCAGTTAGGAGGCCATTAA
- the atpE gene encoding ATP synthase F0 subunit C: MNPTVAAASVIAAALAVGLGAIGPGIGQGNASGQAVSGIARQPEAEGKIRGTLLLTLAFMESLTIYGLVIALVLLFANPFA, encoded by the coding sequence ATGAATCCTACTGTTGCTGCTGCTTCCGTCATTGCTGCTGCCCTCGCTGTTGGCCTGGGTGCCATTGGCCCTGGTATTGGTCAAGGTAACGCCTCCGGTCAAGCCGTTTCTGGGATTGCTCGTCAGCCCGAAGCAGAAGGAAAAATTCGGGGAACCCTGCTCCTGACCTTGGCGTTCATGGAATCCCTGACCATTTACGGTCTGGTGATCGCCCTGGTTCTTCTGTTTGCCAACCCCTTTGCGTAG